The genomic region GTGCACTTTGTCAAACCTCCTAAatgtgaaaattaaaacataatgctGATGAATTTATAATTTCAGAATGTAACCCATCCGGTCAGATATCCAATGGGTCGGCGGTATTGTCGGCAGACGGCATGTCGGTGACATACACTTGTGACACTGGCTTCACGCTCAATGGCGCTGGAATTAGGTCTTGCAACACCGACGGGACAGGCTGGACTGGCACAGAACCAAGCTGTGGTGGGTAATTGAATGTGCTTGTTCAACCAATAAACATTAGACAAGATATAGTTTCCTAAATTATTCCAAAACTCCTTAGGATCAGCTATTTTAGAAGCTTTGCATACATTTGAATTAAGACgacattttttgcaatgtgatttattattaaaaaggatggatatgtatgaatggatgtAATTAAACTGTAATAAACACCTCAAAATTCGGAAATTAGAAAAACTTTATTCGAGTAGTGCATGAGACAGTATTGTAACAGTCTAGTATGAAAATCTGCAGTTTCTTGCCCTGAACTGACCACTCTTTCGAACGGGGATATAACCCTGGTTACGAACGGCTCAGTGACGTCCGTTGAAGTGGCATGTGATGTCGGTACATCTGCCCGTGGAGAAGACATGCTTGTGTGTAATCCGGATGGTACATGGAATGCAAGTCTGCCTGACTGCGGTAAGTGGCTCTGTTTGATCAAGCATAttggaaatgttgtttttttgtactcTCCAAAAAAGAGAATTTAGTCTGAATTCACTATGTGAACTTAGTACGAATGTTTAGTCGACGTTACATCAAAGTACTTTTTAATAGAATTGAAGAAgtatatcaaattaaacaaatactattACGTATAAATAACACATTCCAGTGGAATGCCCTGCTCTCACACTGGACAGTCATGGAAGCGTTAATGTAACCAGCACTGGTACCATTAGCGAAGGCGCGTTTTCGTGTGACGTCAATTACACGATGGCTGGTACCGAGCGTCTGACATGTCGGGAGGACGGAACATGGTCAGCTACGGAGCCAACGTGTGTTGCATGTTCTGCCATTGATACGATCCTGAACGGTCATATTACAATTACCACAAATGGGAGTTTAACTTCAGCTGCGTTTTCATGTGAGGACGGATATAGTTTGGCTGGCTCGGAAATATTGGAATGTAACTCCTCCGGAATATGGGACAAATCCATACCTAAGTGTGGTAATACTTTTTGCTTCTTTCTAATATTATCAATGAATTAATGCATAAAGATGTACTTCGACCTTTCTTAACTTTAAAAGAACCACATTGACAGTTGTGAGCTTCAGGCTATCCTTTTTTGAATtcttattaattatcataataatggtactactactactactactactactagtactactactactactactactactactactactactactactactactactactactacttattattattattattattattattattattattattattataataaaggGTTTATAGAAATAAGAAGCAATAATTGCTAGCTGTTTACTTTTCCAGAGTGTGACCGGTTTGTGTCCCCCACCAATGGCAACATGACGGTGTCAGCTGACGGATCCCAAGTATCATACACCTGCGATGTCGGTTTTTCCCTCCAGGGTGTTCCTTCTCAAGAATGTATTCTTGCAACATCTGGATCCTCCGTCCAGCAGCAGCCTTCTTGTGGTAATACTGTCACTTAACGACGTGTAATATAGATTTAATTAAGGTAAAATGTTGATTTGGTTTGTAGACTTCATTTCGTCCGTGAAAACGTTTACACGTACACGTTTAATCATTTTTGGTTTCATAATACTATGTTTATTGCTTCAGTAATATGTGGAACATTGTTTTCAACGGCTGGTCTTGAGGTTATACAGTTTACGGACGGTGAACGAACGTACGCCGAGTTTAAATGCGATCCTGGTTACACAATGAGCGGGAAGACAATCATTAGCTGTCGCTCCGACGGCACATGGAATGCCAGTCAGCCTACATGTGGTAGGCTtagttttttctattttttgtttttacagaGAAATTTTAAGCTAAGGACTGTAAAATACTGATAATAGTAACGTTTAATagttaatgataaatatatattcgttAGAACACTAATCTGATTTTCAAGCGTTCGTTTAACGCTGCAATTCCGTACCGAGTGGTGCAATTATCAGTTTGCATTCAGttatatgtatacaaacacCTTTGCAGAGGTTTGTGAAACATTGACGCCCCCGTCTGTCGGTGATGTATCGATAATGACAGACGGTGAGATGACCTCTGCCAATGTGACCTGTCCGGCAGGGTTTGTGTTGGACAGCAGTGGAACCCTTAACTGCAGAGCTGACGGAACCTGGAACTTCGACGTACCTGATTGTGGTAGgctgtttaacatttttttgtataataatgatatcattAATGTGTTGTATTCGCCCGTATATGACACGTTTATATTGCTGATTTTGTTACATTTGTCATTGTgcgaaaatgaaatattagatTTGTATCAGGAAATTGTTAAGTTAACACAAACTCACTtcttatcgttttttttttttaattttatgttttacagTTTGTGAACCTCCGCCGTCTCTGCAAAATGGGGAAACAATCATCTCTGCAGATGGGCTTACGGCTAGGTATTCCTGTCAGTCAGGCTACAGTCTCTCAGGTCCAACCACGAGAGTCTGCCAAAGTGACGGTACTGCTTGGACTGACGATGATCCCTTTTGTGGTACTTATTGAACAATTTCTTATAAGTTAGGCACTGTTCATTGAATTGTTTAACTGTATGTCTCATTTTTACAAGCGGTACAGACAGCAGTTAAGTATacgatacatatttaaataggCTCTTGTCAGGTCTTGagtaaaacttatttaattcGCCATAGTAAAAAAGTTTAACTCAATGCAAACAGACTCAGCAAttgttttttcaacattatcCTTACAGTTCAATGTGAGGAACTGCACCTTGGGAGTAACATGAACGTGACCTTAGTGACAAGTGGTGTGATCAGTCAAGCCGTTGTATTATGTGACCCGTGGTTTACCCTCGCCGACAGCCAAAACGTCACCTGTAGCTCTAACGGATCATGGAATATCCACCTTCCGACATGCGGTAACGGATAAAGCTAACCAATTTCTTCTTGTTGCtgttcacattttttttgtaatacgAGCGCTTTAAGCTTTACTGTAACCCAAATCAATGTTGTCGGAATCAACACTTAATCTCAATATAAAGCGTGCTTGTGATATATTCGACGTGGATCATGACCATGGTATGTCAGTTTGTTCAAAATTGAGTGTTCTAGTCCTGTTTTCCAGTACGCTGTGAGCAGCTGCAGGTTGGAACAGGCCTGTCGTACAAGGTAACGACAAGCGGCTCCCTCTCTGTAGCAGAATACACATGTGCCAGCGGGTACACGCTAGAAGGAGCAACGAGCAGCACCTGCCTCCGTAATGGCTCCTGGGACAGCGTGCCGCCATCATGTGGTAAAattatatagtgtttttttcctttgtggacaacttttgttttcttttcgttgggagaaaaaaaacacaacttacGCCTTTACTCGTGTTGTAATCAATTATCTATTCGtgttattaaacagctaaacaATGATTTTGTTATAAGCGATTGGTACCTTTTTAGTTTGAAAACTAGTTTTGCTCGTCATCCTAAAACATGGGatacatttgacaaaaaatgaaattctgaAACAGAATACACACTATTTGATGAACATTGTGAATTCgatgttttaaatagttttcaacTTATTCTTACAATCCAACAAATGCTAGCCCTGGCTGTGTCCACAGTGGGTCCATGCGAGGCGACGACGACCGAATGCAACAGCGGAGCCGCCATCGGTCTAGGAGTAATGTTTGGCCTGGCGCTCATTGCCGCGGTAATCCTAGGATACTTTGCCTGGAGGTACTGGCGACTGTGGAAGGGCGTCGGGGGAGGCAAGTCTGTCATGTACTCGAAAGGTAAATCGCTGTGTTTAATACTCAATAGTTCATGACTGCAGTCGAAAGCCGTTGTGTCTAACTCTGTTATGTCGGACTTTTTtcccggtcccgaatttattccttctgtttttataaaaaaaacacatttccgCTTATGTCGATAATGTATATagaaaactcgctatgtcgcaGTCATATTTCAATCACTGCGATCGAATTTCACTTACTGTATCTTACGAATATTATAATATCTTATTATTGAATCGTTTAAACTATGTTCTTTACACAACAGAAcattgtataacaaaaataaggCGTACATATGGTacatatggtaaatttgctgagtaaattgttttgactttatagCGTTCTGTTGGAATCATAACAAACCTACATGTACACACGTTATTTCAGCTACCCAGCCTCAAATAACCACCTCACCTGACGGAAACTGGATATTCAGCGATATTGACAAAGGAACGATATCGCCGTCCAAAGCTCCAGTCAGTCATGAACGCCATGTAACCGACATGGGTCGAGCTGAGTCCTCGCTTGCTCCGCTCTCTGAACAGAGAGAAATAACAATGAGCAGTATTATGACGCCATCGCCGGGTCCCCTAAGCACACGCAATATTGAGTTCCAGCGCCCTCCAGCTGGCGTTTTTGACCGCCGCTCACCGTCAGGATTTTCCGCTGTCAGATCGAGGGAGTCAACATTTGATTCCTTTTCGGCACTACCGCAACAGGTTTTAACACACAGGGACAATTCATCCcttcaaaaaagaaaaaccgCTGTGGAGGTGCCTAAGATTAAGATAGACGCCGCCAGCGTGAAGAAAAAAGACCGGGAAATAATGGCACGGCAGTCGCCACTAGGGAGCGAGGGTGGCCGTTTGTCGCCTTTCGTTCCTATCCAGGAAGCCACGTACAGGGACGGAAGCCCACTACCGGAACAGATTCTTACACCTCGAGACGAGGAGACATTAAAGGCAGAATCGAGGCGTAAGCATACAGACCCAACTAAACAACCAGTCGCTCAAGTTCGGCGTCCCCGGAAGAAAATGAGTGATCTGATCGACAAGGACGCAAGTCTCCGACATGTTTACCGGTCACCTTCGCAAAGTCACCACACAATCACACAGCTAGACCATGACATACCCGAAATGGACGTTTAATCCAATCTAACTATAGTGTATGCTGTGAGATGCGGACGTTATATATTTCCACCGTGAGACCTCTCCATTATAGGGTTTTTGTTTCGTAGTGTAAACGttgttattatgttattaaagatgtgcataatatataaaattatattgattttttaagCTAGATTCGTTTCCGTTGTAAGGTagttatttatatgtatatgttacgataaataaatttatatgttaGCGAActatttgttgtttaataaagAAAGCACATGAATGaaagcatttatttcaaaatgataacaatgaatatcacagatatatcatatataagaGCAAACGCGAATATAACCTCTCTCTCTTTCTCACACAtacacacgcgcacacgcacgcgcgcattcacacacacacacgctctctctctctctctctctttctctctctctctctctctctctctctctctctctcaaaaATTAGAATTATAATGAATAGCAGTCATTATCAAAGACATACCGTCCAAGTTAAATTTCTAACGgatcatataaaaacaaatgaacagtaataattaaaagaaaaaaatgaaaactcgtGACTAACAAATATAACCACTACCGTATGGCTTTACAAAGTAGAAAATTGGAGTTCCTTTATTACAAACGGGTTTTATGAAACACAAGTTACGATGTGTCTACAAGAGACATCACATTATTGGGTATTACAGCCTCCTGCGTCGCAACACTTGTTTTCTTTGCAGGTGAATGCTTTTGTGGCGCTGGGGGTTTTGTGGATGATTTTTCCCTCGTCAGGTTTTTAGAAGGTTCATCAATAGTGACTGTCTTTTCAATTGACCCTGATGGCCCCCCTACTGGCGGGACACGCTCACCGGAAATGCCCACGGGAGACGGTGGCACGAGCTCTCCGGTAGTGTCCACCGGGGCCCATGCCGACCTATCAGTGGTAAGCGACATGGTGACCTCACGGCTCTGTGCTTTAGAGGCCACTGTACTGTCCCTTATGTCGTCGGCGCTCAATGGACGTTCGCTTACTGATATTGGCATAGAGTTTTTCCTTAAATCCTCAGCATGGACTGTGTGCATGCGGGAAAGCTTCAACCTAAGCTCACTTGGTGGCGGTGCGGGGTTGAGAGGCTGGTGTTCCTTCCAATACACCGCACAGTTATTCAGGTAACTCCTCGCGTGATCAGCTAGTTCACGTGTCTCCACTGCAGCATTTGTAGGAAGCTCTGAAAGGAGAGTTAATAGCCAATGcgtattttatttaagttcaccGTAACATCAATAGTTAGCGGTATAATTTTAGACCATGCACGACTAAAGccagtaaatgaaaaaaatagaatagaAGAGCATTTTTTCTTGCGTCGGAACTAGATTTTTGTAGTACATGTATGAAGTATTGGAATTAATTCTGACGCTCTGGCTTTAAActtaatatatgaaattaagacagataaatgataaataattacTCTAAAGTATACCTACTTTCAGTCTTAACGTATTTGTCGAAGTATATCTTATCCTTGTAAAGCTCTTCTAGGTATTTCCGACAGTTCACGTTGTCGGGTGTAGTGGAGTCGGGCGCCGTGCGCATGCTGATGTCTGTTAAACCGGACGGCTCCCGGGGCGCTCCGTGTCGCTCACTGTACCGCGTGCATCGGTTAATGCCAAGCTGGGAATCCAGGATCTCCGGGGGCTTGCTTAGctataagaatataaatatttgaaataactataCGTGTGGGGTTGTATTAAAGAGTAATTGCGAATACGTTTTTTCTATTTAGTGTCCCTGCGtaaatgtattgaaatcaaataagcaaaatattcaaaatatgtccTAATGcctaattatatttgtatatcagTTTCAAATAAGACATAATATACATTGTTACACGAGATCAATGGACAGCATGCTCACTAAAGCTTTAACATAAGCTCTTGTATttataaacactatttcaactgaaatctaAATAAGTTACAAAACACATTATCTGGCATAGAACGGTGTAAGATATGAAGAGGTACTGACTTGATTAATACTTCCAACAACCAGGAAAAACTCGTCATCTGACCCGATGTTGCGTTTGCCCTTTGACATGCCctgaaatggtttaaaataacGAAATATGAATATAGATAATGCAATAGATAGACCGGGACACACCAGCTGTCAAAAACTGCCTGTTAATTGCACAAGCATGAAGAGTCGCAAAATGAAGGAAAGAGACACTAATGATAATGCTTGcgattcaattgattttaagttttaagtagCCCATGCAAGTGCTACAAACCTGCATAGCGTTGTCTTCCTCGGGAATCAAGTTTGCATTGCCTGTCCAGGAAGACCTCAGCCCTGAAACAGACATGGCAACACATTGGTTGAAACGTAGCTCAATATTCGTACCTGATTTTAAACTGTATGCTATAGATATACCATCATAGTTTTCAAgacaattatgttaataaaaaatgtaatgacaaACGTTAACTTTAATGCAGCACATATTATACGGAGTGAACCGTTCAAGCTGCTCTCTTACAGATAgtcagttttgtcattttttaacaagttGTCTCAAAATCGGCTGATTTGAGCATCAATgcattcaattcagtcatataaaataatttacaaaaaaaatgtttggtaaaactacCGATCAGTTCGTTTTTCTGAAAGTGTTAGAAACGCTCATTAATTTTCGAACCAAAATCATAAACTGCGTTCTggtcttttttcagcagtcttacatcacTAGTTTCCAGACGTTTACGAgaaaatttgctcattcaagacacaaaataaaaaagttgttaaaacgatCAGTCTGTGAGAGGGCGGCTTTAAACGAGAATATGGACTTAAAGGGTCATGTATTCAATCAGCATTAATGGAACATGAGTAATGAAGTATTGCTGTTTCGAGCCCTGTAAGTGATTTTCAATAATCAATTGTATTTAATCACATTAAGGCTTAAGACAAAATAACTCACTTGAATTTCTGCGGCTCATGTTTGGTCGTCCTTCCTCGAATGTGTCTGAGCGCTTGATCATCTGTGAGCCCGAAGCTGGTGGCCGCTGGGACTGGCTGCGTGCGGGCGCCTTCACCGGCTCGTGTCGCTCTATCTGGGCACTGTCGATGTAAACCGCATCCGCTTTAAGACCGCCCGTGGGACCTTTGAAGAAGATCTGAAATCGGATTTGAATTGTGTATGGTGTTTGTTGCGAAAAGTGTTACGCGGCCATCCATTGTAAATGGTCTGACCACCTGAAAGGAACGGGTGTTTTCTTGCAATTTAATGGAAGCTTTTTTAACAAGCAGCcgtttaaagctacactctcacagatttaccattttgacaacttttttttttgtctttgaatgagcaaatgtttgcctaaactagttatataagactgctgatagaagatcagatcgcagattttcatctCTCcggtttaaaattaattttaattgccttaagcgttactaacggtttaagaaaaatgcataaaacatcaattattaaacttaaaaaataaaatctgcgatctgatttttgccagcagtcttatatcactgttttccatgcagtttcgcataaattggctcgttccaagacaaaaaaaaagttgttaaaactatcaatctgtgagagtgaagctttaagaGAAGATGAATCCATTCTTTGGGATTCGCATacagaaatgataaaaagtagTACCGGTGTGGTTGGATGTTTTTCTTCAGTGGTTGGCTTGCCGTTTTTATCGAACAACCGCTGTTTAAGCAGACCCCGCTCCGCCGATCCCAACTGTCGACCCTTTAACATGAGAGTTGAATTCTTCAGCACATTGCTTGTTAGCAGTCACCACAAGCAAAACATaaactaactaaaataaattatttagaatttatAACGAAAAGAGCAGTATAAGTAAAATTCATCGCACTTATAAGGATATGTAAGTACGTGTGCTGATGTACCTCAAATTCATCACACTCAAAGCAATATGTCAGTGCATCTGCTGCTGTATCTCAAATACATCACACTTAAAGGCATATGTCAGTGCGTCTGCAAATGTATCTCAAATACATCACACTTATAGGCATATGTCAGTGCGTCTGCAAATGTATCTCAAATACATCAGACTCAAACGGATATGTCAGTGCGTCTGCTGCTGTATCTCAAATACATCAGACTCAAAGGCATATGTCAGTGCGTCTGCTGCTGTGTCTTAAATGCATCACACTTATAGGGATATGTCAGTGTGTTTACTGATGTACCTCAAATACATCACACTTATAGGCAAATGTCAGTAGGATTACTGATGTACCTCAAATACATCACACTTATAGGCATATGTCAGTATGTTTACTGATGTACCTCAAATACATCACACTTATAGGTATATGTCAGTATGTTAACTGATGTACCTCAAATACATCACACTTATAGGCATATGTCAGTATGTTTACTGATGTACCTCAAATACATCACACTTATAGGTATATGTCAGTATGATTACTGATGTACCTCAAATACATCACACTTATAGGCATATGTCAGTATGTTTTCTGATGTACCTCAAATACATGACACTTATAGGCTTTTGTCAGTATGTTAACTGATGTACCTCAAATACATCACACTTATAGGCATATGTCAGTATGATTACTGATGTACCTCAAATACATCACACGTATAGGTATTTATCAGTATGTTAACTGATGTACCTCAAATACATCACACTTATAGGCATATGTCAGTATTTTTACTGATGTACCTCAAATACATCACACTTACAGGCATATGTCAGTATGTTTACTGATGTACCTCAAATACATCACACTTGTAGGCATATGTCAGTGCGTCTGCTGATGTATCTAAAAAACATCACACTTATAAGGCATATGTCAGTGCATCTGCTTATGTATCACGATTACATCACACTTATATGGGTTTGTCAGTGCGTCGGCTGATGTATCTCAGATACATTCTACTTAAAGGGATATGTCAGTGCGTCTGCTAATGTATCTCAAATACATCCTACTCAATTACATCACACTTATAGGCATATGTCAGTATGTTTACTGATGTACCTCAAATACACCACACTTATAGGCATATGTCAGTATGTTTACTGATGTACCTCAAATACATCACACTTATAGGCATATGTCAGTGCTACTGTTTGAAAATCGGagtccatttgctatcgataatcgaatcgaatcagATCAAGTaattcgatttactatcggacaataatcgaaagttcatataATCATTTAGGAAATACATTCTATATACATAGTataatcatgatcatttaaattgtttaatctAAAATTAGTatgtgtgatgctatagtcgTGCTTattgcaacagtaagtaaatatccataacctttttctgtcttaacgaaaaaacaaaacacatactaaataattgcacatcaattgcaaaatgatgcacaccgcatcaagtatgttatcttagcattttatccatgtaaaaacatattgaatatttgtgaaccagcttaacattcaataacctatAATATGgaagatttcataaaaaattcataatacttcacaaaaaagtaaatttgtttataacaaACGATACCacaaaaaggtttcaaaaacagaatgcatcgagccgggatccccggtatttgcaggtTAGATcggacccactacaccatagaTACCGACTATtgggttttatgaaatatatatacaattaaaaacaatttattttgggAGACcttgtaagtttttaagcaaaagtgtttacattcaccgcatttgtgttAGAGACTGATctcccttgttaaaatgaactcaacgagaatttaccgGATGGAAAAATTGACATGTAACCTTATTTTACCGCGTAACtaaaatacgtagttaccggaagtaacattagcgacatcgattttggacaaccactatcgattgtcgccgactaagcattgtcagcgacgatttatcgattgtactcgataatcgttccATCACTAGTCAGTGCATCTACTGCTGTTTCTCAAATACATCACACTTATAGGCATATGTCAGTATGTTTTCTGATGTATCTTAAATACATCACATGTATAGGCATATGTCAGTGCATTTGCTGATGTATCTCAAATACATCACACGTATAGGCATATGTCAGTATGTTTTCTGATGTATCTCAAATACATCACACTTATATGCAAATGTCAGTGCATCTACTGATATATCTCAAATACATCGCACCTATAGGGATATGTCCGTGTGTCTGCAGATGTATCTCAAATACATCACACTTATAGGCATATGTCAGTTCGTCTGCAGATTTATCTCAAATACATCACACTTATAGGCATATGTCAGTTCGTCTGCAGATGTATCTCAAATACATCACACGAATATGCATATGTTTGTACGGCTGCAGATGTACTTCAAATACATCACACTTATAGGGATATGTCAGTGCGTATGCTAATGTATCTCAAATTCATCACACTTATAAGGCATATATCAGTGCGTCTGCTAATGTATCTTAAATACATCACACTTATAGGCATATGTCAGTGCGTATGCTAATGTATCTCAAAAACATCCCACTTACAGGGATATGTCAGTTCGTCTGCAGATGTATCTCAAATACATCACACTTATAGGTAGATGTCAGTGCGTCTGCTAATGTAACTCAAATATATCACACTTATAGGGATATGTTAGTGTGTTTGCTGATCTATCTCAAGTACATCACACTTATAGGGATATGTCAGTGTGTTTGCTGATCTATCTCAAATAAATCACACTTATAGGCATATGTCAGTGCGTCTGCTAATGTATCTCAAATACATCACACTTATAGGGATATGTTAGCGCGTCTCAGACTCATCACACTTATAGGGATATGTCAGTGCGTCTGCTAAAGTATCTCAAATACATCCCACTTATAGGGATATGTCAGTGAGTCTTCCAATGTATCTCAAATACATCACACTTATAAGGCATATGCCAGCGCGTCTgcttatgtatttcaaatacataacaCTTATAGGCATATGTCAGTGCGTCTGCTAATGTATCTCAAATACATCACACTTAAGGGATATTTCAGTGCGTCTTCTGACCTTCCGTGTATTGTAGTCGATGTCCTCCAAAGGAGAAGATGTCTTACTTCTATCGCCGCCGACACTAAAGGCAACCTGGCGACCGGAGGCCGGCCTGATAGACTGGAAAAGGTGCAGAAAGTTgtgaatgcatttttattaaacaattgtgaaGATGCAAGCAAAATCAACAAATCTCATTTGGGATTTGATATTGTAAAAGGTAaatttttaaagctttattctCAGACTTAGTCATTGGCACTACAAACGGTTGCAAATGCTAGTTTTCCTATTaagcaaggggcataactcatcaATTTCTTTTAATCAGAGTGGTACGTCTTAGTACACAATATTATGGCGCTTTGTCATAATGAACTCGTGTATAAAGTTGCATGTTTAAATCGAAATGGATTCTTATGACTGGTAAAAGTTTTTGGACGACGATGACCACAATGACAAACACATCACCCATAGCATAAATGCAACATCAAATTATACTTCATTCCTTACCACTGACTGCCGTTTATCCTCCTCCCCGTCTGTGCCGCTCGCCGGCTCGCCGAAGTCCCAGGAAGCCGTCGGCCCGAACTCGTCGTCCTTGTATCCCTGGATACCAAAAGGGGTTGGATTAGCTTATACAAAACGACTTAGATTGGAACCAATTCAAAGTGTTTAGCAGTTTAGTTTCAAATTACCAGACTTACACTTATTACAATAACcagaatatataatttaatttctaTCAAGCCTGtacattttaaagatgcactcttactcttaAATAGAATTACCacaattgatataattgttttaatataccaaaatggaTAAATTCATGTCaaaagcaatggttcttattagtgataccaagtttaatttgaaagaaaaatgcagaaaacacggtatttctaccatatgaaaTGATAGTAGAtcaaagtaaatcttttagcattcaccaatcatttaatatttttgcgttttcagctagtAAATACACAGTCATAAtcttgttattaattattaatattttccaaaagtgCATTGTTAAGTATGAAGTTTAAGGTtgatcactcaaaatttatgtttgttatttatgtgtttgtactgattttgaataagagtgcacaattttttgttttacaggATATCTACGCAGAAAACTTACCCCGACTGGACGACCGTCTGTGCTCCTCTTCAATCTCGGGAGTGCAAATACATTAAACCTTTTCCGCAGTTCCATCTGTTTCAGATAGATGTCTTTAGGAATAAGTTTACCGTCAACATTTCtctgaaaagataaataaatccgtgtaggtaaaataaatattctgttgcAACTTCTATGAATAAGAATTTGGGATATATTTCca from Mya arenaria isolate MELC-2E11 chromosome 3, ASM2691426v1 harbors:
- the LOC128225679 gene encoding sushi, von Willebrand factor type A, EGF and pentraxin domain-containing protein 1-like; the protein is MEAAFVCASGYYLEGADVILCNTSGLWSEDSPVCIKCGDLASPDSGNVLLSTNGTVTHVQYFCDVGYSASGVSESRCLEDGTWELSDPPTCVPCDPLEDMVNGSVSYTTNGTETALTIECELGHTLSDNAIVSCQPDGTWTTGLPQCECEVFRSPQNGNLTISTDGTKASYTCGEGFTLTGDTTIDCITAITTPDYTPPSCITCATLGTVSGGTVELQASGTTTTAVFTCETTHALYGAANLTCRDDGSWDFQQPICVSCPALDTPTSGFVNVTTDGSNPVAMFTCASGYFIDGRSSLACQAEDGLSALWDFHQPLCKCNPSGQISNGSAVLSADGMSVTYTCDTGFTLNGAGIRSCNTDGTGWTGTEPSCVSCPELTTLSNGDITLVTNGSVTSVEVACDVGTSARGEDMLVCNPDGTWNASLPDCVECPALTLDSHGSVNVTSTGTISEGAFSCDVNYTMAGTERLTCREDGTWSATEPTCVACSAIDTILNGHITITTNGSLTSAAFSCEDGYSLAGSEILECNSSGIWDKSIPKCECDRFVSPTNGNMTVSADGSQVSYTCDVGFSLQGVPSQECILATSGSSVQQQPSCVICGTLFSTAGLEVIQFTDGERTYAEFKCDPGYTMSGKTIISCRSDGTWNASQPTCEVCETLTPPSVGDVSIMTDGEMTSANVTCPAGFVLDSSGTLNCRADGTWNFDVPDCVCEPPPSLQNGETIISADGLTARYSCQSGYSLSGPTTRVCQSDGTAWTDDDPFCVQCEELHLGSNMNVTLVTSGVISQAVVLCDPWFTLADSQNVTCSSNGSWNIHLPTCVRCEQLQVGTGLSYKVTTSGSLSVAEYTCASGYTLEGATSSTCLRNGSWDSVPPSCALAVSTVGPCEATTTECNSGAAIGLGVMFGLALIAAVILGYFAWRYWRLWKGVGGGKSVMYSKATQPQITTSPDGNWIFSDIDKGTISPSKAPVSHERHVTDMGRAESSLAPLSEQREITMSSIMTPSPGPLSTRNIEFQRPPAGVFDRRSPSGFSAVRSRESTFDSFSALPQQVLTHRDNSSLQKRKTAVEVPKIKIDAASVKKKDREIMARQSPLGSEGGRLSPFVPIQEATYRDGSPLPEQILTPRDEETLKAESRRKHTDPTKQPVAQVRRPRKKMSDLIDKDASLRHVYRSPSQSHHTITQLDHDIPEMDV